The following proteins are encoded in a genomic region of Leifsonia psychrotolerans:
- a CDS encoding multidrug ABC transporter ATPase → MTTQPQSNPQRIDRVLAYLVAGLVGLSVIAFFAVIAATAVGAGANDGFSHGIWPFVISFPLFGLPLGFVMIIALLVMSTVRRSRATKQGRQ, encoded by the coding sequence GTGACCACTCAACCTCAGTCAAACCCTCAGCGGATCGACCGCGTTTTGGCCTACCTGGTTGCGGGTTTGGTCGGCCTGTCGGTCATTGCATTCTTCGCCGTCATTGCCGCAACCGCAGTGGGAGCCGGAGCCAACGATGGCTTCAGCCACGGAATCTGGCCGTTCGTCATTTCCTTCCCCCTTTTCGGTCTCCCTCTGGGGTTCGTGATGATCATCGCGCTTCTCGTGATGAGCACGGTGCGACGCAGTCGCGCAACCAAGCAGGGTCGCCAGTAG